The Medicago truncatula cultivar Jemalong A17 chromosome 4, MtrunA17r5.0-ANR, whole genome shotgun sequence genome includes a region encoding these proteins:
- the LOC11441226 gene encoding probable methionine--tRNA ligase translates to MTEDRKAPKLPVEGKRNVLITSALPYVNNVPHLGNIIGCVLSADVFARYCRLRGYNAIYICGTDEYGTATETKALEENCSPKEICDKYHAIHKEVYDWFNISFDEFGRTSSPEQTEVCQAIFKKVHENNWLSEDTLQQLYCDTCKRFLADRLVEGTCPIPGCEYDSARGDQCENCGNLLNPTELKIPKCKVCRNSPRICDTDHLFLELPLLEDKLQKYINEMSVVGSWSQNAIQTTNSWFKMGLKKRCITRDLKWGVPVPHEKYSDKVFYVWFDAPIGYISITAGYTRDWEKWWKNPENVELFQFMGKDNVPFHTVMFPSTLLGTGQNWTLMKTISVTEYLNYEAGKFSKSKGIGVFGNDAKDTNIPVEVWRYYLLTNRPEVSDTLFTWSDLQAKLNTELLNNLGNFVNRVLSFIAKPAGQGYDSIIPTVPDDVSGDSHDPTKKFANKVAAYMEQYIESMEKVKLKQGLKIAMSISGEGNAYLQETEFWRLYKQNLSLCSLVMKTAAGIVYLLACLLEPFMPSFSLEVFKQLNLSVDTHLSLSDDKGDVDRVKRPWDLLSAGHKIGTPKPLFRELKDEEVEIFRKKFEGSQADRVVRAEAEAAENVAEQLKKTKVSDGTEKKKTAAKASSSGTKNKAAAEPEITITRLDIRVGLIKKAEKHPDADSLYVEEIDVGEEQTRTVVSGLVKYIPLDEMQNRKVCVLCNLKPATMRGIKSQAMVLAASNADHTKVELVEPPSSALVGERITFPGYEGNPDELLNPKKKVWETLQVDLHTNEKLEACYKDIPLTTSAGICTVPSIGNGTIR, encoded by the exons ATGACGGAAGATCGGAAAGCGCCGAAGCTTCCCGTTGAAGGAAAGCGCAACGTGCTCATCACAAGCGCGTTGCCCTACGTCAACAACGTCCCTCATCTCGGCAACATCATTGGAT GTGTGTTGAGTGCTGATGTGTTTGCTCGATACTGTCGTCTTAGGGGTTACAATGCGATTTACATCTGTGGTACCGATGAGTATGGGACTGCAACGGAGACTAAAGCATTGGAAGAGAATTGTTCTCCCAAAGAGATTTGTGACAa ATACCATGCTATTCACAAGGAAGTCTACGATTGGTTCAATATAAGCTTTGATGAATTTGGACGTACTTCTTCCCCTGAGCAAACTGAAGTGTGCCaagcaattttcaaaaaagTACACGAAAATAATTGGCTCTCTGAGGACACATTACAGCAG CTTTACTGCGATACATGCAAAAGGTTCTTAGCCGATCGACTTGTGGAGGGTACCTGCCCAATTCCAGGGTGTGAGTATGATTCTGCCAGAGGGGATCAGTGTGAGAACTGTGGCAACCTTCTAAATCCGACAGAATTGAAGATTCCCAAGTGCAAG GTTTGTCGAAATAGTCCTCGTATTTGTGATACGGACCACTTATTTCTTGAGCTCCCTCTTTTGGAAGATAAGTTGCAAAAATACATCAATGAGATGTCTGTGGTGGGATCATGGAGTCAGAATGCTATTCAAACAACAAATTCATGGTTCAAAATGGGATTAAAAAAACGTTGCATTACCAGAGATCTGAAGTGGGGGGTTCCTGTTCCACATGAAAAATACAGTGACAAG GTGTTCTATGTTTGGTTTGATGCTCCGATTGGATATATATCAATCACGGCAGGCTACACACGTGATTGGGAGAAATGGTGGAAAAACCCTGAGAATGTGGAGTTGTTTCAGTTTATGGGAAAGGACAATGTGCCATTCCATACT GTAATGTTTCCATCTACTCTACTTGGAACCGGTCAAAATTGGACTTTAATGAAGACTATCAGTGTCACCGAATACCTGAATTATGAAGCAG GGAAGTTTTCGAAGAGTAAAGGCATCGGGGTATTTGGTAATGATGCAAAAGATACTAATATTCCGGTTGAAGTATGGAGATATTACTTGCTAACAAATAGGCCTGAG GTATCAGATACACTTTTTACATGGTCTGACTTGCAAGCAAAATTAAATACTGAGCTTCTGAATAACTTGGGAAACTTTGTCAACCGAGTTTTGAGTTTTATTGCCAAACCTGCAG GTCAAGGATATGATTCCATTATTCCCACTGTTCCTGATGATGTAAGTGGCGACTCCCATGATCCAACCAAAAAATTTGCCAACAAAGTTGCTGCATATATGGAGCAATACATAGAGTCAATGGAGAAG GTTAAACTAAAGCAAGGATTGAAAATTGCAATGAGCATATCTGGTGAGGGGAATGCATATTTGCAG GAAACTGAGTTTTGGCGTCTTTACAAGCAAAACCTATCTCTCTGCTCCCTTGTTATGAAAACTGCTGCCGGGATTGTGTATCTTCTTGCTTGTTTGTTGGAACCTTTTATGCCATCTTTCAGTCTTGAG GTATTCAAGCAACTAAATTTGTCTGTGGACACACATCTTTCACTTTCTGATGATAAAGGAGACGTTGATAGAGTAAAAAGACCCTGGGATCTCCTAAGTGCTGGTCATAAAATTGGAACACCAAAGCCATTGTTCAGGGAGCTG AAAGATGAAGAAGTAGAAATCTTCAGGAAGAAGTTTGAAGGAAGTCAAGCTGACAGGGTTGTTCGTGCAGAGGCCGAAGCTGCTGAAAATGTTGCTGAGCAATTGAAGAAAACTAAAGTTTCAG ATGGAactgagaagaaaaaaacagcAGCAAAAGCATCATCAAGTGGAACCAAAAACAAGGCTGCTGCTGAACCAGAAATTACCATCACAAGGCTTGATATTCGAGTTGGTCTCATAAAGAAGGCTGAAAAGCATCCTGATGCAGATTCACTGTATGTTGAAGAGATTGATGTTGGTGAAGAACAGACAAGAACCGTTGTCAGTGGACTTGTCAAGTATATTCCACTTGATGAAATGCAG AATCGAAAGGTCTGTGTTCTTTGCAACCTAAAACCAGCAACCATGAGGGGCATCAAATCCCAAGCAATGGTTCTTGCTGCTTCCAATGCTGATCACACCAAG GTTGAGTTGGTTGAACCGCCCAGTTCCGCTCTTGTTGGAGAAAGAATCACATTCCCGGGGTATGAAGGCAATCCAGATGAACTCTTGAATCCAAAGAAGAAAGTTTGGGAGACATTGCAAGTCGATCTGCACACGAATGAGAAGCTAGAGGCATGCTACAAAGACATTCCATTGACCACATCAGCTGGCATTTGCACGGTTCCATCGATAGGCAATGGGACCATACGGTAG
- the LOC11441665 gene encoding ERAD-associated E3 ubiquitin-protein ligase HRD1A has product MMRLQTYAGLSLIATLAITYHAFNSRSQFYPAMVYLATSKISLVLLLNMALVIMCVLWQLTKKVFLGSLREAEVERLNEQAWREVMEILFAITIFRQDFSITFLAMVTALLLIKALHWLAQKRVEYIETTPSVSVLSQVRIVSFLGFLLLLDGAFLYSSVKHLLATKQASVSIFFSFEYMILATTTVSIFVKYIFYVSDMLMEGQWEKKPVFTFYLELVRDLLHLSMYMCFFLAIFINYGVPLHLIRELYETFRNFKVRISDYLRYRKITSNMNDRFPDATPEELNSNDLTCIICREEMTTAKKLICGHLFHVHCLRSWLERQHTCPTCRALVVPSENGPTATGGQQRPQSDANRQGEGTGSSAQTEVGDGVARDNLSRHQARLQAAAAAASIYEKSYVYPSPTFACYPPIHRSVVQSSNNAELDGEQVSSEQAQKQFVIPGGPMNASSSPVQSFYVPPSQTHAAHMTYGEGSQLGAQTKLQNEKTNVDKSVGEDTSSVSDSRGKHMAASSSVSVSGHDESP; this is encoded by the exons ATGATGCGGTTGCAGACGTATGCAGGTCTTAGTTTAATTGCCACTTTGGCTATTACATATCATGCATTTAACAGCAGAAGCCAGTTTTATCCGGCAATGGTTTATTTAGCAACTTCCAAGATCAGTTTAGTGCTTCTTCTCAACATGGCTCTAGTCATCATGTGTGTTTTGTGGCAGTTAACTAAAAAGGTGTTTCTTGGTTCTCTTCGGGAGGCCGAGGTTGAGAGGCTTAATGAGCAAGCATGGAGGGAGGTTATGGAAATCCTCTTTGCAATTACTATCTTTAGACAGGATTTCTCTATTACATTCCTTGCCATGGTTACGGCACTCTTGTTAATCAAGGCCTTGCATTGGTTGGCTCAGAAGAGAGTAGAGTACATAGAGACTACACCTTCCGTGTCTGTGTTGTCTCAAGTTCGAATCGTATCTTTTTTGgggttccttcttcttcttgatgGAGCGTTTTTGTACAGTTCAGTGAAGCATTTACTTGCAACCAAGCAGGCTTCGGTTTCgatcttcttttcttttga GTACATGATACTAGCAACAACAACAGTATccatttttgtaaaatatattttctatgtCAGTGACATGCTTATGGAGGGGCAATGGGAAAAGAAACCGGTCTTCACGTTTTACTTGGAACTTGTTAGGGACTTGCTTCACTTGTCTATGTATATGTGCTTCTTTCTGGCAATCTTCAT AAACTATGGTGTTCCTTTGCACTTAATAAGGGAGCTATACGAGACATTTAGGAACTTCAAAGTTCGTATTTCAGATTATCTACGTTATCGTAAGATCACTTCTAACATGAATGATCGGTTTCCAGATGCAACCCCTGAAGAGCTTAATTC AAATGACTTAACCTGTATCATCTGTCGTGAAGAGATGACTACTGCAAAGAAACTTATATGCGGTCATCTTTTTCATGTTCATTGCCTCCGATCATGGCTAGAGCGGCAGCATACTTGCCCTACCTGCAGAGCACTGGTTGTCCCATCAGAAAATGGACCAACTGCTACTGGGGGACAACAAAGACCACAGTCAGATGCTAATCGACAAG GGGAAGGCACTGGAAGCTCAGCTCAAACTGAGGTTGGCGATGGGGTGGCTCGTGATAATTTGAGTCGGCATCAAGCAAGACTTCAAGCTGCAGCAGCTGCAGCTTCAATATACGAGAAGTCTTATGTTTACCCTTCTCCAACTTTTGCATG TTATCCCCCGATTCATAGATCAGTGGTTCAATCATCTAATAATGCTGAGCTTGATGGAGAACAAGTTTCCAGTGAGCAAGCACAAAAGCAGTTTGTGATCCCCGGTGGACCAATGAATGCGTCCTCTTCTCCAGTGCAAAGCTTCTACGTTCCACCATCTCAAACACATGCAGCCCACATGACTTATGGAGAGGGATCCCAGCTGGGAGCTCAAACAAAACTCCAGAACGAG AAAACAAATGTTGACAAAAGTGTAGGTGAGGACACGTCGTCAGTATCAGATAGCAGAGGCAAACACATGGCTGCCTCTTCATCTGTATCTGTATCAGGTCATGATGAGAGCCCTTGA